The following coding sequences lie in one Thermosulfuriphilus ammonigenes genomic window:
- the tsaB gene encoding tRNA (adenosine(37)-N6)-threonylcarbamoyltransferase complex dimerization subunit type 1 TsaB, with protein MGNELILALETSGLFGGVALLEGEKILGELVLAGPETHSRRLLWAAQILLQRQARKIEDITTVAVSLGPGSFTGLRIGLATAKGLAYALKCNILGIPTLDALASHLPEVQGIVCPLLDAKKSQVYAALYRRGHRISDYLAISPQELAERLLSFRERIYLLGPGLEIYKSFFKEALKKKIVLAPPHLSHVRPGTIGILASYRLAHQDIDDLREIRPLYIRPSEAEINLGRTLIQTTTLPTEA; from the coding sequence ATGGGAAACGAACTCATTTTAGCCCTGGAGACCTCCGGTCTTTTTGGTGGGGTGGCCTTGCTTGAAGGAGAAAAAATTCTGGGCGAACTTGTGCTGGCCGGCCCGGAGACCCATTCAAGAAGACTATTATGGGCGGCCCAAATCCTCCTTCAGCGTCAAGCTAGGAAGATAGAGGATATCACCACAGTGGCGGTAAGCCTGGGGCCAGGAAGCTTTACCGGCCTGCGCATTGGTCTGGCCACCGCCAAAGGGCTAGCCTACGCTCTAAAATGCAACATTCTGGGCATTCCTACCTTAGATGCCTTAGCTAGCCACCTCCCGGAAGTCCAGGGGATCGTCTGTCCCCTACTTGACGCCAAAAAATCCCAAGTCTATGCCGCCCTTTACCGCAGAGGACATCGTATTTCGGATTACCTAGCTATAAGCCCCCAGGAGCTGGCCGAAAGACTGCTTTCCTTTAGAGAAAGGATCTATCTTTTGGGACCGGGGCTGGAAATTTACAAAAGCTTTTTTAAGGAAGCTCTGAAGAAAAAAATCGTCTTGGCTCCTCCCCACCTTAGCCATGTCCGGCCAGGGACTATAGGAATTCTGGCCTCCTACCGCCTGGCTCACCAAGACATAGACGACCTTCGAGAAATAAGGCCTCTTTACATTCGCCCATCAGAGGCAGAAATAAACCTGGGCCGGACTCTAATCCAAACAACCACACTGCCAACGGAAGCTTAG
- the rseP gene encoding RIP metalloprotease RseP — protein MSPALAVVLVLSVLILIHELGHFLMARLFDVKVLRFSLGFGPRIWGFTRGDTDYCLSLIPLGGYVKMLGEGGEDPIPEEELPRAFSHKPLIQRVLIVAAGPVSNLLLAWFLFAGTFLFSGIPYLLPEVAQVQPKSPAEAAGIAPGDRIIAVDGQPVRRWEEVSRAIKASRGRPVRLKIDRKGQILEIEVTPQIKKVRNIFGEEIAIPIIGITAAGKFAKERVGPFQALKEAGERTWGIISLTVQGFIKLIQRVLPFSTLGGPILIAQMAGEQAKAGLANLVFFTGVLSVNLGILNLLPIPVLDGGHLFFFALEALIGRPISVRKREIAQQIGMVILIALMIFVFYNDILRLLSQR, from the coding sequence GTGTCCCCTGCCCTGGCTGTCGTTTTAGTCCTTAGCGTGCTCATCCTTATCCATGAGCTGGGCCATTTTCTGATGGCCAGACTTTTTGACGTTAAAGTTCTTCGTTTCTCTTTAGGATTTGGCCCTCGTATCTGGGGTTTTACCCGTGGGGATACCGACTACTGTCTCTCTCTTATCCCTCTAGGCGGGTATGTAAAAATGCTGGGTGAGGGAGGAGAGGATCCTATCCCCGAGGAAGAGCTTCCTCGGGCCTTTAGTCACAAGCCTCTTATTCAACGAGTCCTTATTGTAGCTGCCGGCCCGGTGTCTAATCTTCTTTTGGCCTGGTTTCTTTTTGCCGGAACATTTCTTTTCTCGGGAATTCCCTACCTGCTACCGGAGGTGGCCCAGGTCCAGCCCAAAAGTCCAGCCGAGGCGGCTGGGATCGCTCCCGGAGACAGAATAATCGCTGTAGATGGGCAACCAGTCCGCCGCTGGGAAGAGGTCTCCCGGGCCATTAAAGCCTCCCGGGGCCGACCGGTAAGGCTGAAGATAGATCGAAAGGGCCAGATTCTTGAAATTGAAGTTACCCCTCAGATCAAAAAGGTCAGGAACATCTTTGGCGAGGAGATAGCTATTCCCATAATTGGAATCACGGCGGCGGGCAAGTTTGCCAAAGAAAGGGTTGGTCCCTTTCAGGCTCTAAAAGAGGCTGGAGAGCGCACCTGGGGCATCATCTCTCTGACTGTCCAGGGCTTTATTAAGCTTATTCAGAGGGTCCTGCCCTTCTCCACCCTGGGCGGCCCTATTCTTATTGCCCAAATGGCCGGAGAACAGGCCAAGGCCGGTCTGGCTAATCTGGTTTTCTTTACCGGGGTGCTCTCTGTAAACCTAGGAATTTTAAACCTCCTCCCTATTCCTGTCCTTGATGGCGGTCATCTCTTCTTCTTCGCCCTTGAGGCCCTCATAGGGCGCCCCATTTCGGTACGCAAAAGGGAAATCGCCCAGCAGATAGGTATGGTCATCCTTATTGCTCTTATGATCTTCGTCTTCTACAACGATATCCTTCGACTTTTAAGTCAGCGATAA
- a CDS encoding 1-deoxy-D-xylulose-5-phosphate reductoisomerase, producing the protein MKSKRIILLGSTGSIGTNTLDVVRRFRDRFQIVALAAGENISLLADQIEEFSPEIVSVKRPDLAKALEERLRHKGIKNLTIVSGREGLIKVATWPSGDLVVSALVGAVGLLPTYEAIVAQKDIALANKETLVMAGPLVMEEAKRRGVKIIPVDSEHSAIFQALCGNPAREVKKIVLTASGGPFLRRPLHELDKVTPEEAVAHPRWKMGAKISVDSATLMNKALEVIEAHFLFGLPSEKIKVLIHPQSIVHSLVEYQDGSFIAQMGPPDMRIPIAYALSWPERLPLELPEFDLAKASPLSFEEPDLKRFPALALAYKAISEGGGAPAVLNAANEVAVAAFLQGQIPFSAIVPIVQKTLSMVEIRDIHSIQEVMEIDLLARIQAEALVLEEVS; encoded by the coding sequence ATGAAAAGCAAGAGAATAATTCTTCTCGGATCTACAGGTTCCATAGGAACAAATACGCTGGACGTCGTTCGGCGTTTTCGGGATCGCTTTCAGATAGTTGCCTTAGCCGCTGGAGAGAATATCTCCCTGTTGGCCGATCAGATAGAAGAATTTTCCCCGGAGATCGTCTCGGTAAAACGGCCAGATCTGGCTAAAGCCTTAGAAGAAAGGCTCCGTCATAAAGGAATTAAAAACTTAACCATCGTAAGTGGACGGGAAGGATTGATTAAGGTAGCCACATGGCCCTCAGGGGATTTGGTAGTCTCGGCCTTAGTGGGAGCGGTAGGGCTTCTGCCTACTTATGAGGCCATTGTAGCTCAAAAGGACATCGCCTTGGCCAACAAGGAAACTCTGGTTATGGCCGGCCCCTTAGTTATGGAGGAGGCCAAACGCCGAGGAGTCAAGATTATTCCTGTAGATAGTGAACATTCGGCTATCTTTCAGGCCCTCTGCGGCAACCCTGCTCGAGAGGTCAAGAAAATAGTTCTCACTGCCTCGGGAGGACCTTTCCTGAGAAGACCTCTGCACGAACTGGACAAAGTAACCCCTGAAGAGGCGGTGGCTCATCCTCGCTGGAAAATGGGGGCCAAAATTTCGGTGGATTCGGCCACCCTGATGAACAAGGCCCTTGAAGTCATTGAGGCCCACTTCCTCTTTGGGCTTCCCTCAGAAAAGATAAAGGTTCTTATTCACCCTCAAAGTATCGTCCACTCCCTGGTGGAATATCAAGACGGATCCTTTATCGCCCAAATGGGCCCCCCAGACATGAGGATTCCTATTGCCTACGCCCTTTCTTGGCCCGAAAGGCTCCCTCTTGAACTCCCCGAGTTTGATTTGGCCAAGGCCTCACCCCTTTCTTTTGAAGAGCCGGATCTTAAACGTTTTCCCGCTCTTGCTTTGGCCTACAAGGCGATCTCCGAGGGAGGAGGGGCTCCTGCCGTCCTTAATGCCGCCAATGAGGTGGCGGTAGCGGCCTTTCTTCAAGGTCAGATTCCCTTTTCGGCCATTGTTCCCATAGTGCAAAAAACTCTCTCTATGGTAGAGATAAGAGACATTCATTCTATTCAGGAAGTAATGGAGATAGACCTTTTGGCCCGTATCCAGGCCGAAGCTCTAGTTTTGGAGGAGGTTTCCTAA
- a CDS encoding phosphatidate cytidylyltransferase, which translates to MHRKRVITALVLIPLLLLLILYGGRGTLWAVLLGALTLATHEYGAMVLRNRLFEGTLMVLSLGLGTVVYLGITPWPFIYGSLLIVAGLALVSYQPGLEHLFRICAFLAGLLYLPFTFVHLGLIADLPQGRFWLLFLMGVIFAGDTLAYYSGRALGRHALARRISPKKTVEGAIGGLVGSGAAAMVLGRLFFPSWTLFSLAELGIFLGFIGQIGDLFESVIKRAVGVKDSGRLLPGHGGLLDRVDALLLATPALYYWLKAIL; encoded by the coding sequence GTGCACCGGAAAAGAGTAATCACCGCCCTTGTCCTTATCCCTCTGCTGCTCCTCCTTATTCTTTATGGAGGGCGGGGCACCCTTTGGGCTGTTCTTCTTGGGGCCTTGACCCTGGCAACTCATGAATATGGGGCCATGGTTCTTCGGAATCGCCTCTTTGAAGGCACTCTGATGGTCCTTTCCCTAGGTCTAGGGACAGTAGTTTATTTAGGAATTACTCCCTGGCCCTTTATCTACGGAAGTCTTTTGATCGTCGCCGGCCTCGCCCTGGTAAGCTACCAGCCCGGACTGGAACATCTTTTCCGGATCTGCGCCTTTTTGGCCGGTTTGCTATATTTACCTTTTACCTTTGTTCATTTGGGACTTATCGCCGATCTTCCTCAGGGGCGTTTCTGGCTTCTGTTTCTCATGGGCGTCATCTTTGCCGGTGATACCTTAGCCTACTATAGTGGCCGAGCCCTAGGAAGGCATGCTTTGGCTCGAAGAATTAGCCCTAAGAAGACTGTTGAGGGAGCCATAGGAGGGCTGGTCGGTTCCGGGGCCGCGGCCATGGTGTTGGGAAGGCTTTTTTTCCCCTCCTGGACCTTGTTCTCGCTGGCTGAGTTAGGAATATTTTTGGGGTTTATCGGACAGATAGGAGACCTTTTCGAATCGGTGATTAAACGAGCCGTAGGGGTGAAGGACTCGGGCCGTCTTCTTCCTGGTCATGGCGGCTTACTGGATCGAGTCGATGCCTTACTTCTAGCCACCCCGGCTCTCTATTATTGGCTTAAGGCCATCCTATGA
- a CDS encoding isoprenyl transferase, with translation MVLKRLPQHVAIIMDGNGRWAKKRGLPRVAGHKEGLESVRAVVREARRLGIKVLTLYAFSKENWKRPRAEVAALMGLLRFYLKRELPELKRQGIKLMAIGETELLPPKAYQALSQAIEETSSAREMILNLALSYGGRAEIARAARILAEACLKGHLRPDEIDENIFANYLYTAGLPDPDLIIRTSGEMRLSNFLLYQSAYSELYITPTLWPDFREAEFMAALEEYSQRERRFGLTSEQIRCTGKE, from the coding sequence ATGGTCCTTAAAAGACTTCCTCAGCACGTAGCTATAATTATGGACGGAAACGGCCGGTGGGCCAAAAAGCGAGGGCTTCCCCGGGTAGCTGGCCATAAGGAGGGCTTGGAATCTGTCCGGGCTGTGGTGAGAGAGGCCCGCCGCCTGGGGATAAAGGTCTTAACCCTCTATGCCTTCTCCAAAGAGAATTGGAAACGTCCCCGGGCTGAGGTGGCCGCCCTGATGGGGCTGCTGAGATTTTATCTCAAGCGGGAACTTCCAGAGCTTAAAAGACAAGGCATCAAATTGATGGCCATTGGAGAAACAGAGCTTCTGCCTCCCAAGGCCTACCAGGCCCTTTCTCAGGCCATAGAGGAAACCTCTTCGGCCCGGGAGATGATTCTCAACCTTGCCCTTTCCTACGGAGGACGAGCTGAAATAGCCAGAGCGGCTCGAATTCTGGCCGAGGCTTGCCTCAAAGGACATTTACGTCCCGATGAGATCGATGAAAACATCTTTGCCAACTATCTCTATACCGCCGGGCTACCGGATCCAGATCTTATCATTCGCACCAGTGGGGAAATGAGGCTTTCAAATTTTCTTCTTTACCAATCTGCTTATAGTGAACTTTACATCACCCCTACCCTCTGGCCTGACTTTCGAGAGGCAGAATTCATGGCCGCTCTGGAAGAATATAGCCAAAGAGAGAGGCGCTTTGGCCTTACCAGTGAGCAGATAAGGTGCACCGGAAAAGAGTAA
- the frr gene encoding ribosome recycling factor, with product MKTLIKQTREKMDKSIEAFRREIARVRTGRASVALLDGIKVEYYGNPMPLNQVATISVSEGRTIVIQPWDASIISEIEKAIMRSDLGLTPTSDGKIIRINVPPLTEERRKELVKVVRKMAEEGRVALRNIRREALDQLKSMKKNKEISEDDFYRGQEEVQKVTDEYIKKVDKILEEKEKEIMSV from the coding sequence ATGAAAACCTTGATCAAACAGACCCGAGAAAAGATGGACAAATCCATTGAGGCCTTCCGGAGAGAAATTGCCCGGGTCCGGACAGGTCGGGCCTCCGTAGCTCTACTGGATGGCATCAAGGTGGAATATTACGGCAATCCGATGCCCCTCAATCAGGTAGCAACTATCTCGGTTTCTGAGGGCCGGACTATTGTCATCCAGCCATGGGATGCCAGCATTATTTCGGAAATCGAAAAGGCCATCATGCGCTCTGACCTTGGACTTACTCCTACTAGTGATGGCAAGATTATTCGCATCAATGTTCCCCCACTTACTGAAGAACGACGGAAAGAACTGGTTAAAGTGGTTCGCAAGATGGCCGAGGAAGGCCGGGTGGCCCTGAGAAACATCCGCCGGGAGGCCCTCGATCAACTCAAGAGCATGAAGAAGAACAAGGAAATCTCCGAAGATGACTTCTATCGAGGACAGGAAGAAGTCCAAAAGGTGACCGATGAATACATCAAGAAGGTGGACAAGATCCTGGAGGAGAAAGAAAAAGAGATTATGAGTGTTTAA